One segment of Paraburkholderia caribensis DNA contains the following:
- a CDS encoding Rieske 2Fe-2S domain-containing protein: MTMKSEQMEKGGTAGGTVVKKLIPYGGYYTNRIPAHDVELTETGPGTPTGEYMRRFWHPVCMSMELTDTPRFLKILNEELVAFRDGSGRVGLLHAHCVHRGASLEYGAIQQRGIQCCYHGMVFDIDGTCLHAPFPKGEEAEAEKYACSIRQGAYKAIERNGLVFAYMGPPEEEPPFPEWEGNFTVLPTDELVPYSNFQHCNWLQVQDNAADNYHTAALHAGRNVVGGHYQGTTFDEVGAASMEVPPDMQFVPVQQGRSLACAGARRADKDHLFVRVQHQVLPNLSLHAYTSEDGLNKKLFSRFHMIRWTVPVDDENSKMIGWRVMGPGVDTRGVGDKSMVGYETIDFLEGQVAMRRPERFGKYKLEDMPPIPPNHRERAHYKDAQYAPGDYEAIISQRPIAVHSLEHPTKFDAGLYLFRKMLRDAVRGTNPAASPAEFAQWLRDVGAAPNSYCSGNVFEIPEAATVEEEVAQRRRISKAVVAILTQSDHLKGDERAAFVRAKMDELEQSAR, from the coding sequence ATGACGATGAAGTCGGAGCAGATGGAGAAGGGCGGCACCGCGGGCGGCACCGTGGTGAAGAAGCTGATTCCCTACGGCGGCTACTACACGAACAGGATTCCGGCGCACGATGTCGAGCTCACCGAGACGGGGCCCGGCACGCCGACGGGCGAATACATGCGCCGGTTCTGGCATCCTGTCTGCATGTCGATGGAACTCACCGACACGCCCCGCTTCCTGAAGATCCTCAACGAAGAACTGGTCGCGTTCCGCGACGGCAGCGGCCGCGTCGGTCTGTTGCACGCGCATTGCGTGCATCGCGGCGCCTCGCTCGAATACGGCGCGATCCAGCAGCGCGGCATCCAGTGCTGCTATCACGGCATGGTGTTCGACATCGACGGCACCTGCCTGCATGCGCCGTTTCCGAAGGGCGAAGAGGCGGAAGCCGAGAAGTACGCATGCTCGATCCGTCAGGGCGCGTACAAGGCCATCGAGCGCAACGGCCTCGTGTTCGCCTACATGGGTCCGCCCGAAGAGGAGCCGCCGTTCCCCGAATGGGAAGGCAACTTCACCGTGCTGCCCACCGACGAACTCGTTCCCTATAGCAACTTCCAGCACTGCAACTGGCTGCAGGTCCAGGACAACGCCGCCGACAATTACCACACGGCCGCGTTGCACGCGGGCAGGAACGTGGTCGGCGGGCACTACCAGGGCACGACGTTCGACGAAGTCGGCGCGGCATCGATGGAAGTGCCGCCCGACATGCAGTTCGTCCCCGTGCAGCAGGGCCGCAGTCTCGCCTGCGCGGGCGCGCGCCGCGCGGACAAGGATCATCTGTTCGTGCGCGTCCAGCATCAGGTACTGCCGAATCTGAGCCTGCACGCGTACACGTCGGAAGACGGTTTGAACAAGAAGCTGTTCAGCCGCTTCCACATGATCCGCTGGACGGTGCCCGTCGACGACGAAAACAGCAAGATGATCGGCTGGCGCGTGATGGGCCCCGGCGTCGATACGCGCGGCGTCGGCGACAAGTCGATGGTCGGCTATGAAACCATCGACTTCCTCGAAGGCCAGGTGGCGATGCGCAGGCCCGAGCGCTTCGGCAAGTACAAGCTCGAAGACATGCCGCCCATTCCACCCAACCATCGCGAGCGCGCGCACTACAAGGACGCGCAGTACGCACCGGGCGATTACGAAGCGATCATCAGCCAGCGCCCCATCGCCGTGCATTCGCTCGAACATCCGACCAAGTTCGACGCCGGCCTCTATCTGTTCCGCAAGATGCTGCGCGATGCCGTGCGCGGCACGAACCCGGCCGCGTCGCCGGCGGAGTTCGCGCAGTGGCTGCGCGACGTCGGCGCCGCGCCTAACAGCTATTGCTCCGGCAACGTGTTCGAGATTCCCGAGGCCGCGACCGTCGAAGAAGAAGTCGCGCAGCGCCGCCGCATTTCGAAAGCGGTCGTCGCGATTCTCACGCAGAGCGATCACCTGAAGGGCGATGAGCGGGCCGCGTTCGTGCGCGCGAAGATGGACGAGCTGGAGCAGTCGGCGCGCTAG
- a CDS encoding PDR/VanB family oxidoreductase — MTAFNQAAATLELFVRQVRYEGRNIQSYELVDPEGAELPPFTAGAHIDVHLANGVIRQYSLCNSPADRHRYVIAVLRDEKGRGGSKAVHEQLQVQGRVRVSVPRNNFELAQGARKVILIAGGIGVTPLKSMAHQLANTDDVDYELHYCARDAQCAAFTEELQTLVERERLHFHFDGGDPARGLDIAALLRDEAQDGTHVYYCGPTGFMRACADASGHWPKDAVHCEHFKAPERALAPADRKPGEFTVEIASTGQRLPVPVDKSIADVLKAAGIGVQTSCEAGLCATCKVRYLSGEVEHQDCILDAADQQNFLTLCVSRAKSELLVLDL; from the coding sequence TTGACAGCATTCAATCAGGCAGCGGCGACGCTGGAGTTGTTCGTGCGGCAGGTCCGCTACGAAGGCCGCAATATCCAGTCGTATGAACTCGTCGATCCCGAAGGCGCGGAGTTGCCGCCCTTCACGGCGGGCGCGCATATCGACGTGCATCTTGCGAACGGTGTCATCAGGCAGTACTCGCTGTGCAATTCACCTGCCGACCGGCATCGCTATGTGATCGCGGTGCTGCGCGACGAAAAAGGGCGCGGCGGCTCGAAGGCCGTTCACGAACAGTTGCAGGTGCAGGGCCGCGTGCGCGTAAGCGTGCCGCGCAATAACTTCGAACTCGCGCAAGGGGCGCGCAAGGTGATCCTGATTGCGGGCGGCATCGGCGTGACGCCGCTCAAGTCGATGGCGCATCAGCTTGCGAATACGGATGACGTGGACTACGAGTTGCACTACTGCGCGCGCGATGCGCAATGCGCGGCATTCACGGAAGAATTGCAGACGCTCGTCGAGCGCGAGCGGCTGCATTTCCACTTCGACGGCGGCGATCCGGCGCGCGGCCTGGATATCGCGGCGCTGTTGCGCGACGAGGCGCAAGACGGCACGCATGTCTACTATTGCGGCCCTACGGGCTTCATGCGCGCCTGCGCCGACGCGTCCGGGCACTGGCCGAAGGATGCCGTGCACTGCGAGCATTTCAAGGCGCCGGAACGCGCGCTAGCGCCAGCCGATCGAAAGCCGGGCGAATTCACCGTCGAGATCGCCAGCACGGGTCAACGTCTGCCCGTGCCCGTCGACAAGAGCATCGCCGATGTGCTCAAGGCTGCGGGCATCGGCGTGCAGACATCGTGTGAAGCCGGCTTGTGCGCGACGTGCAAGGTGCGTTATCTGAGCGGCGAAGTCGAGCATCAGGATTGCATTCTCGACGCAGCCGACCAGCAGAACTTCCTGACCTTGTGCGTCTCGCGCGCGAAAAGCGAACTGCTGGTGCTGGATCTTTAA
- a CDS encoding aldehyde dehydrogenase (NADP(+)): MTLTGNLLIGAHEVSATAGTMKALNPATNAAIEPDFAFGGVAEVNLAAQLADDAFDSFNNTSLDERATFLDRIADGLEAVAPELAQRASLETGLPAAQLEAETAKAATQFRQFATVVRQGRFRQATIDPAQPERRPRARMDHRMQKIALGPVAIFGASNFPISYSVAGGDTASALAAGCPVIVKAHNAHPGASELMGRVIQQAVEASGLHEGVFSMLRGGGNEIGEALVDHPLIKGVTFTGSEAGGMALFRRAQQRPDPIPVFTEMTSVNPTFVLPAALAARGGAVGDGFGERMLVNVGQACLKPAILLAIDGPGYAELRQALIARVEAMHARTMLTPGIWKSYGENLARRKHAGAEHIAAGGEAQGAWDGQAALLEIDGARMLADASLSEEVFGPAALLVRVSDVEQLIALARQFRGQLSATMQIDSADHALAARLLPVLERRTGRIVINAFAHPQEVSYASIHGGPFPATSDSRFTSVGMTSIERFLRPVCYQGFPDDLLPEALKHDNPRHLWRLTDGELSKA, translated from the coding sequence ATGACGCTTACTGGCAATCTGCTGATCGGCGCGCATGAGGTCTCTGCGACGGCGGGGACCATGAAGGCGCTGAACCCCGCGACGAATGCCGCGATCGAACCGGATTTCGCGTTCGGCGGCGTTGCGGAAGTGAATCTCGCGGCGCAACTCGCCGACGATGCTTTCGACAGCTTCAACAACACATCGCTCGACGAACGCGCCACGTTTCTCGACCGCATTGCTGACGGCCTCGAGGCCGTTGCGCCTGAACTCGCGCAGCGCGCCTCGCTGGAAACAGGCTTGCCTGCCGCGCAACTCGAGGCGGAAACCGCCAAAGCGGCCACGCAGTTCCGTCAGTTCGCGACGGTGGTGCGCCAGGGGCGCTTTCGCCAGGCGACGATCGATCCCGCGCAACCCGAGCGCCGGCCGCGCGCGCGCATGGATCACCGGATGCAGAAGATCGCGCTCGGCCCCGTCGCGATTTTCGGTGCAAGCAACTTTCCGATTTCCTATTCGGTCGCGGGCGGCGACACGGCGTCGGCGCTGGCGGCCGGTTGCCCCGTTATCGTGAAGGCGCACAACGCGCATCCGGGCGCATCCGAACTCATGGGCCGCGTGATCCAGCAGGCCGTGGAAGCATCGGGCCTGCACGAAGGCGTGTTTTCGATGCTGCGCGGCGGCGGCAATGAAATCGGCGAAGCGCTCGTCGATCATCCGCTTATCAAAGGCGTGACGTTCACGGGCTCCGAAGCGGGCGGCATGGCGCTGTTCCGGCGCGCGCAGCAGCGCCCCGATCCGATCCCCGTGTTCACGGAAATGACGAGCGTCAATCCGACCTTCGTGCTGCCGGCGGCGCTTGCTGCACGCGGCGGCGCAGTCGGCGACGGCTTCGGCGAACGCATGCTGGTCAACGTCGGGCAAGCGTGCCTGAAGCCCGCGATCCTGCTCGCAATCGACGGGCCCGGCTACGCGGAACTGAGGCAGGCGCTGATCGCCCGCGTCGAAGCGATGCACGCGCGCACGATGCTGACGCCCGGTATCTGGAAGTCGTACGGCGAAAACCTGGCGCGGCGCAAACACGCGGGCGCGGAACACATCGCGGCGGGAGGCGAGGCGCAAGGCGCGTGGGACGGCCAGGCGGCGCTGCTCGAAATCGACGGCGCGCGCATGCTTGCCGATGCGTCGCTTTCGGAGGAAGTGTTCGGTCCGGCTGCGCTGCTCGTGCGTGTATCGGATGTCGAGCAATTGATCGCGCTCGCCAGGCAGTTTCGCGGCCAGCTGTCGGCGACGATGCAAATCGATTCCGCCGATCACGCGCTCGCCGCGCGCCTGTTGCCCGTGCTGGAACGACGCACGGGGCGCATCGTGATCAATGCGTTCGCGCATCCGCAGGAAGTGTCCTATGCGTCGATTCACGGCGGCCCGTTCCCGGCAACGTCTGACAGCCGCTTCACGTCGGTCGGCATGACGTCGATCGAGCGCTTTCTGCGTCCCGTGTGCTACCAGGGCTTTCCGGACGATCTGCTGCCCGAGGCGTTGAAGCACGACAATCCGCGCCACCTCTGGCGTCTCACGGACGGCGAGTTGTCGAAAGCCTGA
- a CDS encoding cysteine hydrolase family protein produces MPNTVYRAERTGLLLVDPYNDFLSEGGKLFPMIKEIATNVRLLDNLRATVAAARKAGIQVFYVPHRRWQPGDYDNWDHPNPTQRQIQQRHTFAKGTWGGEWHPDFVPQEGDIVVQEHWAQSGFANTDLDFQLKQHGITHVIAVGLLANTCIESTSRFAMELGYHVTLVRDSTAAFSEAMMRAAHELNGPTFAHEILNTAELIAALPAVKEAKGAQA; encoded by the coding sequence ATGCCCAATACTGTTTATCGCGCTGAGCGCACTGGCCTGCTGCTGGTCGATCCGTACAACGACTTTCTGTCGGAAGGCGGCAAGCTGTTTCCGATGATCAAGGAAATCGCCACCAACGTCCGCCTGCTCGACAACCTGCGCGCGACGGTGGCCGCCGCACGCAAGGCCGGCATCCAGGTGTTCTATGTGCCGCACCGCCGCTGGCAGCCGGGCGATTACGACAACTGGGATCATCCGAATCCGACGCAACGCCAGATTCAACAACGTCACACGTTTGCAAAGGGAACATGGGGCGGCGAGTGGCATCCCGATTTCGTGCCGCAGGAAGGCGACATCGTCGTGCAGGAGCACTGGGCGCAAAGCGGCTTCGCCAACACCGATCTCGACTTTCAGCTGAAGCAGCATGGCATCACGCATGTAATCGCCGTTGGCCTGCTCGCCAATACGTGCATCGAATCCACCAGCCGCTTCGCGATGGAACTGGGCTATCACGTCACGCTCGTTCGCGACAGCACGGCCGCTTTCTCTGAAGCGATGATGCGCGCCGCGCACGAACTGAACGGCCCGACCTTCGCACATGAAATCCTGAACACGGCCGAACTCATCGCCGCGTTGCCCGCAGTGAAAGAAGCAAAGGGAGCACAGGCATGA
- a CDS encoding winged helix-turn-helix transcriptional regulator has translation MVRVAAQANTVCPVSRSLDVVGDRWSMLVLRELYMGAARFEEIQIQTEATPQMLATRLKSLEADGMIERHPYSEKPLRYEYRLTEKGRAFYPVIHALRAWGETWCKEQHEDIAVRFVHRKCGHDVGLANVCPHCGEHVERKDLDSTLSSQFASERAERRAAFKRK, from the coding sequence GTGGTACGTGTCGCGGCGCAGGCCAATACGGTGTGTCCGGTGTCGCGGTCGCTGGATGTCGTCGGCGACCGGTGGTCGATGCTGGTCCTGCGGGAGTTGTACATGGGCGCAGCGCGTTTCGAGGAAATTCAGATTCAGACAGAAGCGACGCCGCAAATGCTGGCGACGCGTCTGAAGTCGCTCGAAGCGGACGGCATGATCGAGCGTCATCCGTATAGCGAGAAGCCGCTGCGCTACGAATATCGTCTGACGGAGAAAGGGCGGGCGTTTTACCCCGTGATTCACGCACTGCGCGCGTGGGGCGAAACGTGGTGCAAGGAGCAGCACGAGGACATCGCGGTGCGCTTCGTGCACCGAAAGTGCGGCCATGATGTCGGGCTGGCGAACGTGTGTCCGCATTGTGGCGAACACGTCGAGCGCAAGGATCTGGACTCGACGCTCAGCAGCCAGTTCGCAAGCGAGCGCGCCGAGCGGCGCGCCGCGTTCAAGCGGAAGTAG
- a CDS encoding MFS transporter, whose translation MNFENNASSNTLDVADATSSPLRAWLAVASVTIGAFAFVTTEFLPVGLLPQVAQTFDVLPGTAGLMVTIPGIMAAISAPGLMLAAGRVNRRLILILLTVMLLASNLLSAFAPNFPMMLVGRALLGAALGGFWTLALAAAGRLVKSHEAARATATILAGVTCATVIGVPLGTFIASLASWRMSFIATAVLVGVALISQIALLPSLPSKAALRFADLVTLVRRPFPRKSLLMVALIFGAHFSSYTYIAPFLQNAHFSTSTITAVLLGFGIIGFFSNFAVSTFVARRLKGSLATVTVLLMFALLTLPLLSDMAPVVTGIVLAWGIAFGAIPLCVSVWMQEAAPDLPEAGSALFVGIIQVAIAVGSSVGGTIVDHAGIPVDFWFGSVLAILGLVTLASFRTRNNAVQAAAPMASSEVQTECV comes from the coding sequence ATGAACTTCGAAAACAACGCTTCGAGCAACACGCTGGACGTCGCCGACGCGACGTCTTCGCCGTTGCGAGCATGGCTCGCGGTAGCGTCGGTGACGATTGGCGCGTTCGCCTTCGTGACGACGGAGTTTCTGCCCGTCGGTCTGCTGCCGCAAGTCGCGCAAACCTTCGACGTATTGCCGGGCACAGCCGGCCTCATGGTGACGATTCCCGGCATCATGGCCGCCATCTCCGCGCCCGGCCTGATGCTCGCCGCCGGACGCGTGAACCGCCGGCTGATTCTGATTCTGCTGACCGTGATGCTGCTCGCGTCGAATTTACTGTCGGCATTCGCACCGAACTTCCCGATGATGCTCGTCGGCCGCGCACTGCTCGGCGCCGCACTCGGCGGCTTCTGGACGCTCGCGCTCGCTGCCGCCGGGCGCCTCGTGAAATCGCATGAGGCGGCCCGCGCGACGGCGACGATTCTCGCCGGCGTCACCTGCGCGACGGTGATCGGCGTGCCGCTCGGGACGTTCATCGCGAGTCTCGCTTCGTGGCGCATGTCGTTCATCGCGACGGCCGTGCTCGTAGGCGTCGCGCTCATCTCGCAGATTGCGCTGCTGCCGTCGCTGCCGTCCAAAGCGGCTCTGCGCTTCGCCGATCTCGTGACGCTCGTGCGCCGTCCGTTCCCGCGCAAGAGCCTGTTGATGGTCGCGCTGATTTTCGGCGCGCATTTCTCGTCGTACACGTATATCGCGCCGTTCTTGCAGAACGCGCATTTCAGCACGTCGACGATTACGGCCGTGCTGCTCGGCTTCGGCATCATCGGCTTCTTTTCGAACTTCGCGGTATCGACGTTCGTCGCGCGCAGGCTCAAGGGCTCGCTCGCCACGGTGACCGTGCTGCTGATGTTCGCGCTGCTCACCCTGCCGCTGCTCAGCGACATGGCGCCCGTCGTTACGGGCATCGTGCTTGCGTGGGGCATCGCGTTCGGCGCCATTCCCCTGTGCGTGAGCGTGTGGATGCAGGAAGCCGCGCCCGATTTGCCCGAAGCGGGTTCAGCGCTGTTCGTCGGCATCATTCAGGTCGCGATTGCGGTGGGTTCGTCGGTGGGCGGCACGATCGTCGACCACGCCGGCATTCCCGTCGATTTCTGGTTCGGCAGCGTGCTCGCGATTCTCGGCCTCGTCACGCTGGCGAGTTTCCGCACGCGCAACAACGCCGTACAGGCCGCCGCGCCCATGGCATCCAGCGAGGTTCAGACCGAGTGCGTTTGA
- a CDS encoding class I SAM-dependent methyltransferase: MEQKQTVAADSTAVRVALWRAMHVQIDAPPHVLDDEAGLRLAAPDAGWRERPDMDAQGTRGYRASIVGRARFIEDLVTEQADRGVGQYVILGAGLDTFAQRKPHVASRLRIFEVDRPGATAWKRERLLELDYGVPDWLRLVPVDFEAGQSWWEQIADAGFDADAPAVIASTGVSMYLTREANLATLRQIAKLAPGSTLAMTFLLPLDLIDPAERAQHQFVYERARAAGTPFVSFFKPVEMLTLAREAGFKGVKHVSTADLVERYFAGRSDGLRPSTGEAFLVATT, from the coding sequence ATGGAACAAAAACAGACTGTCGCAGCGGACAGCACCGCAGTACGCGTCGCGCTATGGCGCGCGATGCATGTTCAGATCGACGCGCCGCCGCATGTGCTCGACGACGAAGCCGGCCTGCGGCTCGCCGCGCCCGACGCGGGCTGGCGCGAACGTCCCGACATGGACGCGCAAGGAACGCGCGGGTATCGCGCGTCGATCGTGGGCCGCGCGCGCTTTATCGAAGACCTGGTGACGGAACAGGCGGATCGGGGCGTCGGTCAGTACGTGATCCTCGGTGCGGGTCTCGATACGTTCGCGCAGCGCAAGCCTCACGTCGCGTCGCGCTTGCGCATCTTCGAAGTCGACCGGCCGGGTGCAACGGCATGGAAGCGCGAACGCCTGCTCGAACTCGATTACGGCGTTCCCGACTGGCTGCGGCTCGTGCCCGTCGACTTCGAAGCCGGTCAGTCCTGGTGGGAACAGATCGCCGACGCGGGTTTCGATGCGGACGCGCCCGCCGTGATCGCATCGACGGGTGTCTCGATGTACCTGACGCGCGAGGCGAATCTGGCGACGCTGCGCCAGATCGCGAAACTCGCGCCAGGCTCGACGCTGGCCATGACCTTCCTGCTGCCGCTCGATCTCATCGATCCCGCCGAGCGCGCGCAGCATCAGTTCGTCTACGAACGCGCGCGGGCTGCGGGCACGCCGTTCGTCAGTTTCTTCAAGCCCGTCGAGATGCTGACGCTCGCGCGTGAAGCGGGTTTCAAGGGCGTCAAGCATGTGTCGACGGCCGATCTCGTCGAGCGCTACTTTGCGGGCCGGTCCGATGGACTGAGGCCGTCGACGGGTGAAGCGTTTCTCGTTGCGACTACCTGA